A single window of Periophthalmus magnuspinnatus isolate fPerMag1 chromosome 9, fPerMag1.2.pri, whole genome shotgun sequence DNA harbors:
- the fbxo4 gene encoding F-box only protein 4 isoform X2, translating into MAGHVPRLSESVVIRSLRRLRDRYFPESRPVTAAVDTEQQDSHLGFLESLPVDLQFLVMTFLSPADLCLLGATCHYWRRMVRDPLLWRFFLLRDLPFWNSIDHLSMPQLELLHAPLIDEKQSLDDREEGVDTEPKVDYMAEYLRGSPSCRQQWLPSVAPYKVVTSFLQSLVVSAEPRYAMFGPGMEQLDMSFVMRLMHSPDVLPVSGSGPPRRQIDGIGSGISYMFNNQHSFNILTLYSTNRAERERARTQHQNVDNKLFTVEVDNSGVTTYSPTPHVQRVCQVVDGFIYVANAERDHAENEPAQIQALLSSSWGSTSRPLLVLSCVSREDRGPEVQPGVNATTNRVPCVYMAKRLELTTLDNPWMVQDVVVESLSGLLDGISWLLRCSGVKLHNR; encoded by the exons ATGGCAGGACATGTCCCTCGTCTCAGTGAGTCTGTGGTGATCCGCAGTCTCCGGCGGCTCCGAGACCGATACTTCCCCGAGAGCAGGCCGGTGACAGCGGCTGTGGACACGGAGCAACAAGACTCTCATCTGGGCTTTTTGGAAAGTTTACCG GTTGACTTACAGTTCCTGGTCATGACCTTTCTCTCCCCGGCTGACCTCTGCCTCCTCGGAGCTACATGTCACTACTGGAGAAGGATGGTGAGAGACCCCCTGCTCTGGAGGTTTTTCTTACTCAGAGATCTGCCTTTCTGGAACTCCATCGATCACTTAAGCATGCCTCAACTGGAGCTACTGCATGCTCCTCTGATTGATGAGAAGCAGAGCCTGGATGATCGAGAAGAAGGGGTCGACACTGAACCTAAAGTTGACTACATGGCAGA GTACCTCAGAGGCTCCCCCTCCTGCAGGCAGCAATGGCTTCCCTCTGTAGCGCCCTACAAAGTGGTCACTTCCTTCCTTCAGTCTCTGGTGGTGTCAGCTGAACCACGCTACGCCATGTTTGGACCTGGTATGGAGCAGCTGGACATGTCCTTCGTCATGCGGCTCATGCATTCTCCAGATGTGCTTCCTGTGTCAGGCTCAGGCCCACCTCGCAGACAGATCGATG GTATTGGTTCTGGTATCAGTTACATGTTCAACAACCAGCACAGTTTCAACATTCTGACACTGTACTCAACAAATAG GGCTGAAAGAGAAAGGGCCAGGACCCAGCATCAGAACGTCGACAACAAGCTCTTCACAGTGGAAGTAGATAACTCTGGAGTCACGACGTACAGTCCGACTCCACATGTACAGCGGGTGTGTCAGGTGGTCGACGGCTTCATCTACGTGGCCAATGCTGAGAGAG ATCATGCTGAGAATGAGCCGGCTCAGATCCAGGCTTTATTGAGCTCATCATGGGGCTCTACATCCAGGCCGCTGTTGGTGCTGTCCTGTGTctccagagaggacagaggaccagAGGTACAGCCTGGTGTGAATGCTACTACAAACAGAGTGCCCTGTGTTTACATGGCAAAGAGACTGGAGCTGACCACATTGGATAACCCCTGGATG GTCCAGGATGTAGTGGTAGAATCACTATCAGGTCTTCTGGATGGCATTTCCTGGTTATTGAGGTGCTCCGGTGTCAAACTACACAATAGATAG
- the rimoc1 gene encoding RAB7A-interacting MON1-CCZ1 complex subunit 1 has translation MADDYRRQGFELERRIFDLDVKCASLKAEKPDDDYLQNAASILEKLKSYFRHGGESSTLSKLLQDYTQVILDITFFEENRLVDLEFPEECSPGKIQQLLQDLTEPEVLAGRLAPGQEVQSVLGLELLECLYWRRGALLYMYCHTLHQRKQWIKKNKDTFLKCIQEGVRYLMRMLQVRNSVKLSDGVVLHDTTTANFLSEGVFSDTHLLTMMYIGEMCFWAVKYEDCSADSTERKEDRLQFRDIGTQILNKYVTACEGPLQGQGWNTENAKEILSILQ, from the exons ATGGCCGACGACTACAGGCGACAGGGCTTTGAGTTGGAGAGACGAATATTCGACCTAGACGTGAAATGCGCCAGTCTCAAAGCCGAGAAACCAG ACGATGATTATCTGCAGAATGCAGCCTCCATACTCGAGAAGTTGAAAAGCTATTTCAGGCACGGAGGAGAGAGCAGCACTCTGTCCAAGCTGCTCCAGGATTACACACAG GTGATTCTTGACATCACGTTCTTTGAGGAGAACAGACTGGTGGATCTTGAGTTCCCAGAGGAATGTTCACCAGGAAAAATCCAGCAGCTTCTTCAAGATTTAACTGAACCTGAGGTTTTGGCTGGGAGACTGGCCCCTGGTCAAGAG GTGCAGTCTGTGCTAGGCCTCGAGTTACTTGAATGCCTTTATTGGAGACGTGGAGCTCTGCTGTACATGTATTGCCACACTCTTCACCAGAGAAAACAGTGGATTAAGAAAAACAAGGACACATTCCTAAAG TGCATTCAGGAGGGAGTGCGGTACCTGATGAGGATGTTACAAGTGAGGAACTCTGTGAAGCTTAGCGATGGGGTTGTCCTTCATGACACTACTACAGCCAACTTCCTCTCTGAAG GTGTCTTCTCAGACACACATCTGTTGACGATGATGTACATTGGAGAGATGTGTTTCTGGGCTGTGAAGTACGAAGACTGCAGTGCGGATTCAACAGAACGCAAAGAGGACCGCCTCCAGTTTCGGGACATTGGCACGCAGATTCTTAATAAATATGTTACTGCATGTGAGGGCCCCTTACAGGGCCAGGGCTGGAACACCGAAAACGCTAAAGAAATCCTGAGTATTTTGCAGTGA
- the fbxo4 gene encoding F-box only protein 4 isoform X1, with protein MAGHVPRLSESVVIRSLRRLRDRYFPESRPVTAAVDTEQQDSHLGFLESLPVDLQFLVMTFLSPADLCLLGATCHYWRRMVRDPLLWRFFLLRDLPFWNSIDHLSMPQLELLHAPLIDEKQSLDDREEGVDTEPKVDYMAEYLRGSPSCRQQWLPSVAPYKVVTSFLQSLVVSAEPRYAMFGPGMEQLDMSFVMRLMHSPDVLPVSGSGPPRRQIDGIGSGISYMFNNQHSFNILTLYSTNRAERERARTQHQNVDNKLFTVEVDNSGVTTYSPTPHVQRVCQVVDGFIYVANAERADHAENEPAQIQALLSSSWGSTSRPLLVLSCVSREDRGPEVQPGVNATTNRVPCVYMAKRLELTTLDNPWMVQDVVVESLSGLLDGISWLLRCSGVKLHNR; from the exons ATGGCAGGACATGTCCCTCGTCTCAGTGAGTCTGTGGTGATCCGCAGTCTCCGGCGGCTCCGAGACCGATACTTCCCCGAGAGCAGGCCGGTGACAGCGGCTGTGGACACGGAGCAACAAGACTCTCATCTGGGCTTTTTGGAAAGTTTACCG GTTGACTTACAGTTCCTGGTCATGACCTTTCTCTCCCCGGCTGACCTCTGCCTCCTCGGAGCTACATGTCACTACTGGAGAAGGATGGTGAGAGACCCCCTGCTCTGGAGGTTTTTCTTACTCAGAGATCTGCCTTTCTGGAACTCCATCGATCACTTAAGCATGCCTCAACTGGAGCTACTGCATGCTCCTCTGATTGATGAGAAGCAGAGCCTGGATGATCGAGAAGAAGGGGTCGACACTGAACCTAAAGTTGACTACATGGCAGA GTACCTCAGAGGCTCCCCCTCCTGCAGGCAGCAATGGCTTCCCTCTGTAGCGCCCTACAAAGTGGTCACTTCCTTCCTTCAGTCTCTGGTGGTGTCAGCTGAACCACGCTACGCCATGTTTGGACCTGGTATGGAGCAGCTGGACATGTCCTTCGTCATGCGGCTCATGCATTCTCCAGATGTGCTTCCTGTGTCAGGCTCAGGCCCACCTCGCAGACAGATCGATG GTATTGGTTCTGGTATCAGTTACATGTTCAACAACCAGCACAGTTTCAACATTCTGACACTGTACTCAACAAATAG GGCTGAAAGAGAAAGGGCCAGGACCCAGCATCAGAACGTCGACAACAAGCTCTTCACAGTGGAAGTAGATAACTCTGGAGTCACGACGTACAGTCCGACTCCACATGTACAGCGGGTGTGTCAGGTGGTCGACGGCTTCATCTACGTGGCCAATGCTGAGAGAG CAGATCATGCTGAGAATGAGCCGGCTCAGATCCAGGCTTTATTGAGCTCATCATGGGGCTCTACATCCAGGCCGCTGTTGGTGCTGTCCTGTGTctccagagaggacagaggaccagAGGTACAGCCTGGTGTGAATGCTACTACAAACAGAGTGCCCTGTGTTTACATGGCAAAGAGACTGGAGCTGACCACATTGGATAACCCCTGGATG GTCCAGGATGTAGTGGTAGAATCACTATCAGGTCTTCTGGATGGCATTTCCTGGTTATTGAGGTGCTCCGGTGTCAAACTACACAATAGATAG